ACGGTAACTTTTAGCACGGCTTCTTCCCCGGCGTCCACGGGATGGAACGACCATTCAAAGGGATAAGCCGTCAACGTTGCTTCGCGGTGGTTCATCGACACCACTACCCGCGCGCCTTCCGGGAGCGTAGATTCCAGGTAACCGTAAATGGCATCCCATCCAAAAGGTGTGCGGATGCGGAAGCCGTAGCATTTCCCGATACCGGGGCCAAAATCGGTTGACTGCATGCCTGCCTTCAGCGGGGAAACTTTCGGGCGGAGGGCCTTCTTTCCCGCCACCGGAAAACCCAGCGCCGCGAAATGTTTCGGCGCGATGGTCACGGTAACCGTGCGCCCTTCCAGCCCCAGGTTTTCTTCCTTATCAGCATGCATCACACCACGGGCGTCGGCAGCCACGGGCGCTTCCGCACCCAATACAATCTGGCAGGTAACCGGAGTATCGGATTCGCTGTTGAGCAGGATCCAGAATCGCTTATCGGAAATGGCCGTCACGTAATTCACTTCCGGGTGATCGATGGTTACGAGGCCACGTTTCATCCATAGCCGCACCCCATCATCCCCCATTACTTTCCCTTTTCCCGCACCGTAAACCCGGTTATTGAACCACACGAACCCATCCTGCTTCACATAGGGAAACTCCACTTTCCCGCCGCTACGCTGCTGCATTTCAGTTACCAGGTAATCGGTCGTGAAGGCGAGATGCGGGGGAATATGGTGATAGTAGATGGAACTGACATCCGGGCCTTTATAAGGAAAATCCGGTTGCAGCGTGATGTCCTGGAAACCGGTGGCATAATATCCCGGATAGTTGGTGAAACGCCCGATCACGGCGTTGCGGGCATATGTTTCGTAAATCTTGCGCGGGCGCTGCTGGTAGAGCCGGAGCAGGTGCGGCGCCCAATTGCTCATATAGACATGCCGCACCAGTTTACCCGGATCAAAAAACGTATACGGCTGCTCGAAGCCGAGGCCCACCGGCGACACCAGCGCCCGGGGCACCTGCTTCTCCGTTACATCTTCCGGTTTACGCGGGAATCCCAACCGGTACTTCTCACCTCCCTTCCACCACATGGTCGTGTTGCCTTCGTAAGTATTTCCGGGGTGGATGGTTTGCAGGGTATCTTTTACGGCAGGATAGCTCCGCACGCCCGCGATGGTATGGAAAGCCGCGGCTTCGGCGGCGTCGAGATAAGTTGTATCACCCGTTACATCATAGAGGTCGGACAGGTCCCACCAATTGGCGTAGAACGAAGTATTGTAGAATGGCTGCTTGGTAAGCGGGGTGCGTTTCGTGCCGTAGACTTCCTCCCGCAAAAATGCATCCGCATGTTTCACCGCGGAATCCAACCAGCTGCGCTGCCCGGTCATCCGGTATGCCGCCAGCGCCTGGGAAAATTTCGGGACAATCACCGAATACCCGTTTGCATCACGCAATTGGTTATCCGGCAACGCGACTTTCCGCAACCAGGGATTGGTGTTGCCCAACAGCCGGTGTAATCCTTCGAAGTACGCGGTCGTGAATTGGGAACCAAACGGACTGAGGGTCCCGGCTTTCTTGCTCATACCTCTTTGCGCCCAACGGAAACCGCTGCGGCTGAGGGTGTATTCGATCGCCGGTAACGCCCGGCTGATAAAAAGTTCCTCGTCGTGCCCCAGCACCGCGGCGGCGATTACTGCCAGGGGCGCCGATTGCACCACGGTGGGCGCGGCTTTGGGATCCCCTTCGATATCGTAGAATCCCTTCAGTTGCGGCGCCCATCCCGCGGCGGCATCGTTCTTCATGAGATCGATGATATTAAACATGGTTTCCGTTAACGACAATGACTGATGCCGGTAATCGCGCACGCCGTAAATACTGTCTGAAACATACTCCAGCGCCTTATTCCAGCCTTCCGGCGCCGCGCCGATGCTGAATGATCGGCGAAGCACGCCATCTTCGTTCAGTTGCGCGTTTTTCAATCCCGGAACGGGCGAAAACACGACCGGTTGCAAATCGTTCTTTTCGTTCTGCATGCCAAAACCCATTACGGAAGTACCCGCCTGCGCCCAATCGAGCGGGAAGCCGTCGGGCGTGCCGGAGATGAACAGCGCAACGTGGTTGTCTTTCCGTTCGGTGATGGCCACCGGTTGCGGCATCATGGCGCTGGGCAGCATCAGCGGCTGCTCCGGGATGCGCTGGTATTGGAACATGGGCGGCAGCAGGATATTGGACACCTGGCCCTGCCCCGCTCCCTGGAAAGCGGTGACCACCAGGCTGTAATATGCCCGTTTCGTTGCCGTGAATTGCAGATCGAGGCGGATGTGGCGGTGCCCGGGCAAGAGGGTCCATTCTCCGGTGATCACCTGTCCGTCGGCCGACTGGTAGCGCACCTGCAGTTTTCCTTTTCCTTTGGGCGTAACGGAGGTGGCATGAAAGGCCGTCAACGTGCCGGACAGGAAAGGGTTCATCAGGTTGGCGGGCTCCATGATCCGGTACGTTTTGCCTTTGCAGGCAAAGGTGCTGTAGCCTCTGGAACCGTTCCATCCCGGAAAGAAGCCGCCGAAGGTGATCTGGGGATTATCGGCGCTGAGGAGCATCACGCGGTGCTCTTCGTGCGAACCGGGCAGGTATTCCCAGCTTCCGTTGCGCTTTACGGCGGTGCGTGCTGCATAATGTTCGCCTTTCCGCCATTCCAGTTTCAGGAATTCGTTTTCCAGGGCAACAGCTACCGGAGCATTGTCGGGAACCTGCACTGCCGGCAGTTCCGGCTGCGCGGCGGGCGTGGGCGTTATCGTTTCGTGCGGGGTTTTGTAGCGGGATGCTGTTGCGCCTTCGGGCCGGATATTTTCCGAAGTGAGGAAAACCGCATCCACCCGGGCGAAATTGCCGCGGCTGTCGCGCAGCTGCACCACGTTTTCCCCGGCTTCCAATTGTATGGTGCCGGCCTTTTCCCAGTGATAGCCTTCCTTGCCGTGGCGGCCGCATTCGTTTTCCAGCGGCGCGTCGTTCAGCATCACCTGGAACAGCCGCGTGCCGGGCCGGTCGTGCGGATAGTCGATCGTGCGGGCCCAGACGGTGTACGAACCGGCTTCCGCGATTTTTACGACGGTCAGCGCATCGGCGGCTTTCACCTGTCCGGATATGACGCGCAACACATGATGATTGGAGGCGCCGGCGCCGGGGGGCTTTTCCACGATCCAACCGCCCCGGATGCGGAAATCTTCCGCTTCGAGGAAATAACTGCGCTGCGCTTTCGCCGGTGCAAAAACGCCTACGCATAAGATCATACTTATCAGAAACCACTTCATGGCGTGCAATAAAAATTTGGTAAAAGATGGCCTGTCAGGGCATACCGATGGCCCCGGCCGGAAGCCGTTCCATCATCTCTGCAATCATCTGTTATTTCCGCAAACTGATTTCTACAACCTGTATCCCATACGGCGCGATCTGCACCGGATAGCGGTCCTTCGCCCCTGCGGGCTTTACCGTCAGCTTGCTGAAATCAATATTCACAGTGGCATCCATTGGCTGATCGTCGTTATTGAGCAGGATGAGGAAGAGTTTTTTCCCATCCGTGCCCATCGCGCAGTAATAATCGAGGCAGGGATTGTCGCATTGCAACAGTCCCTGGCGCAACAGCAGGTTGGCGGGTTTTCCGTTCACCTTTCCCGGCGCGTGGCCGTAGGATTGATGCGGACCCACTTTCGGCGTGATGAACCCTCTCGGGAAAACGACTTTTCCGCCCGAGCGCATTTCCGCTTCCGCCAGCAGGTAATCCGTGATCCACCCGATCTGCCACCAGGCGTGGTGCGGGTAAGGGCCGGCGCCTTTGTTCATCACATCCCAGTAATACGACGCAACGCCGGTGGCATCGTCCACGAAAGCGTCGCGCCCCAGCGCGGCGGCCCGTGCCATATGGAGGAACAACGAATCTTTGGTGAGGGAGAACATCCGCACGAACATCCCGGCATGGCTCGCCAGCAGGATCGGCCCGCGGTAATTGGCGCTGCCGAAAGTACCGCCATGCTCGAAGCTCAAACCAGCCTGACTGATCTCCCAATCTTTCCGTTCCATGCCATTTACCCATTTTGTTTTTCCGTCGGGGATGGGATGTGTAAAGATGGAAGTCGTGTACATTTTCGCGGTTTTGACCGCCGCGTCACGGTATTTCTTTTCTTTCGTTACTTCATACAATTCCAGCAAAGCCTGCGCGCTTTGGGCGGTGGCAAAGTCAGGCGCGAAACGCGTATCGCCGCAAACACCCAGGAACCTTCCGGAATCCACGGCGTGGCGCACGAACCAGTCCGCGCCCTTCCGTGCGGCTTCCAGGTATCGGGATTGGTTCAATATTTTGTAGGCGATGAGCATGCCGTAAAAAGTAGGCCGGAGATCTTCAACTTCGCGAAACATCGGCGCCTGCGTGGCCTGATCATACGCCACCTGCCAGCGGCCCTGATCGTCCATCCAGCTGAGGAGGCGCTCCGCCGCGTCGGCCACTTCTTTTTTCATGGCGGCGTCACCGGGGTTGAACAGCAGGATGTTGCCCGCATCCATCAACACGTAATAGGTAGTGCCGATAGGCTCCACGTACGGTCCCCACTCTTCGGTGAAGCGTTTGCTTTTGGAGAGGTAGTATTGTCCGGCCGCGGCGCCGTGGAAGAACCCGGGCGCAACGGTTTGTTGTTGCAGTTTGAAATTGCGGGCATAAGGAAGGCGCGTCTCCTTTAGTACGGGATCGTTCATGATGCCGGCGAGCATCCACATCGCGCCGTAATCGGAATTTTTCATCGCGTCTTTTTCCGAGCCGTGTACGCCGCCGAGATAAGCCTGCGCGCCGATCTTCATGCTATTGAAATCTTCGGTGCGCCAAAGCGAAGTGGAATCGTTGGTCACGTAGCGGTGCATCGCCAGGATACGATCCGTGAGCGAGCGTTTGGTGCTTTTCATCGCCAGGAAGTCAGGAAAGCGGTAAATATCGTTGACGGCATGCTTGTACACCTGGTACCAGCCGGCGTCCTGCAGGGTATAGCGGAAGGAGAAAGTGGCGGTTTGCCCGCGTTGGAGGAACGACCCCTCCTGCCCGAGTACCGGGTGGTACAGCGTGGGCGTCAGTTCGCCTTTGCGGTTCATGAGCGACAGGCCCAGGCGCCATACGGTTTGCGTTTTAGCCTTGCCTTCCCAGGGATCGCGGGCGGTGCCGGGGGCGGCGGTAACGGCCAGTGTAACGCGGTTCTTGCCCTCTATGAAAGGCGAAAGCGTGGATGCCGCCCTGTCGCGGACGATCAGCGGTTTATCGGGAATGCCCTGCATGTAAACGGCCGATTTGATAAAATCCTTCTCCACGGCGTTGCTTTGGTAATACCCGGGGATCCCGGCCCAGGAGAATCCGTTTTGCGGCCAGGTGGCCAGCGTGGGCGTAGCGATAGAGAAGTATCCGTCGGTTTTGGCGGTCAGTTGTATGGTAACGGTTACATCCGACGGAAAAGCGGGGTCCGTTTGCCAGAGGGCGCGCATGGAAGCGCGGTCGCTCTCCGAGGCAAATGCCTGTCCCTTCCCCTCCGACTTTACACCGGAGGGAAAGAAATGCAGCGCTTCACCGGCGGTATTCAGCTGCACGGGGCCCGTCAGCTCTTTCCACAATGGGATGACATACCGGTAAATACTTTCCGGGAAATTGATCTTATCACCGGCGGCATTGTATACCGGCTGCGGTTCTTTCGAAGGCGGTGCAGCTGAGTACAGCAGCGTGTATTCCCCGCCGGCATGCGGCAGGTCCGTCCAGCTGCCGTTGCGTTTGACAGATAGTTGGTTCAATGCATAGCCCTGGGGAGACTGGCTCCATCCCAGCCGGAGGGCGCTGCTTTCCAGCGACACGCGCTCCTGTGCGGCGGCGCTTCCGGCCGTCAGCCCGCACAATGCCCATATGATCGGAGATATTATTTTCATGACGCGGAATTCTTTCTTGACGCCCTGAGCGGAATCAGCGCGAGTAAAAGGATAATCGTGGCGATCACGGCGACCAGCGTAGCGCTTCCCGCCGCAAAAAAGCAAAGGATAAACAGTAAAACAGCGATGAACGCCAGCGAAAAGGAAATCACCTTCAACCCGAAAATATTCTGCTGCCGGATAGCGGCGGCTTCTTCGGGGTCCGTTGTTTTTGTTTCCACTTTTCGCTGCGCCCTCACCTGCTGCAAATGCAGGTATTCTTCACTGAGGCCGCCCTTCCAGCGGGCGTACAACTCGAACACCAGCAGCATGAGGAACGGCAAGCCCACGCCCATCAGCATTTCATCCGCCCGGTTCAGCCGGATGCCGGAAGTGAAAGGCAGGATGATTTTGAACAACAGGTTGGCCGCGAGGCTCAGCCCGGTGATGTACATGGTGGCCTTCCCCGTAAGCCGGCGCGAGAACAACGCCCAGATCGGCGGCGCCAGCAAAGGCCCGCCGGTAATGGCTGCGATGCTCAGCGTAAACTCAACGATACCGCCGATGTAAGGAACAATCAGCGCCACGGCGATCATCCCCAGCCCAAAAAACCACGACGACAACCGCGCCACGAACATCAATTTGTTATCCGTAGCGGCGGGATTGATACGGCCTTTGTAGATATCGTTCGTGAAAACGGCCGACACCACGTTCAGCGCCGTATTGGCGGAAGCGGAAGTGGAAAAATACATCCCGGTCAGGATCAGTCCCATCAAACCGGCAGGCAGCACGTGCTTGCAGACCATCAGGTACGCATTTTCCGTGTCGGCGCCCTGCAGCGAGGGATCGATCAGCTTATACAACATGGGCGGCAGCATCCATAAAACGGGACTGATGATATACAGCGCCGCGAAGAGATACGCCACTTTAGAGGCGGAACGCGGCGTGTCCACGCTGGTATAGCGCTGCACGAACGTCCAGTTGCCGCCAATGTAGAAAATATGGTATAACGCAAAAGCGAAGATGAAACCCCAGGTATATTCACCGTTCACCACGTCGAAAAAACCTTCGGGCGAGAAATGCAAAAACTTGTCCACGCCCCCCGCTGCGTCAAACGCCAGGGGAATAATGATCAATACAGCGGCCGTCAGGATAACGAATTGCAGGATATCGGTCACCATCACGGCCCAAAGCCCGCCCACGGCGGTATAGGCGATCATCAGCAAACCCAGCACCACCGTGCTCGGCATGAGCGGGAAACCCAGCGAAGAGCTGACCAGCCGCGCTACCGAATACAACACCGATCCTTTGATCAGCAGCGACACCGCCATGAAAATGTAGATGTACGATTGCTGCACGCCCACGCCCAACCGCTCCCGGATGAATTCCGCGGCGGTCAGGTTGCCGGTGGCTTTCCATTTGGGTGCGAGGTAGAGGCCGGTAACAAGCCCGCCGATGCACATGGTCCACTGGATGGTAACGGCCACCCAGCCGTACTTGTAAGCGATGGAGCCCCAGGCCACGAAAGTACCGGCGGAGAAAAAGCTCATAAAGAGCGAAAGGCCGCCGATGAACCAGGGCACCGCTTCCCCCGCCGCGAAAAACGACTTCAGGTTGCGGCCCGTCCGGGAGAACGAAAAGCCCACCAGCATGATGAAAACCGAAAAAACTACTATTACCGATGTATCGATCGCTACGTTCATGATCCTGCTTAAGGTGTAATGGTTAAATTGATTTCACGCGTCAGGCGCTTTTCGCCGTTGTAACGCACCGCCGAAGCCTCGAACACCACTTTATAAGTGCCGGGCTTCGTGTATACGTAACGATGGCCGTCGAGACGGGTGCTGATGTTTTTCAACGCCGTACCCACATCCGGCGCGATCTGCCAGGGATTAAAGCCTTTGGAAATCACCCAATCTTCATTATCATCCACCGTTGCGCTGCTGTTTTGCATGAGCAATTGGGCAGAGGTAATGGTCCAGACGCGCACGGGATTCAGGAAATCCACCTGCTGCCACCCGCCGGTGCTCATCACGGCCAGGGGCGATATCACGCCATCGTCCGACACATTTTTGGCGCTAAAGGTACGTACAGCCCAAAGGTTCTGTCCCTGCGGCTTCTTCGTATCCGTATACCGGAAAGCTACGTATACCCTGGCGGAATCCGACTGCTGCGGCGTAAATTCTTTCAGGCTGATCACGCCGGAAGGCGTATTATCCGCACCGCTGGAAAATACCGCGCGATCGGAAATATCGGTCCAGGTGGCGGCCTGTACGTCACCCACCGTTGCTTTGCCGTTGAAGTTGTTGGAGACCATCAATTGCAGGTTGGGATAAATCACGCCACTCCTGACCAGCGTGGAAAACTCCACCTGCAGGTCGTTGGCCGCGCGCGTCCTTTTCCGG
Above is a genomic segment from Chitinophaga pollutisoli containing:
- a CDS encoding sodium:solute symporter family protein, whose protein sequence is MNVAIDTSVIVVFSVFIMLVGFSFSRTGRNLKSFFAAGEAVPWFIGGLSLFMSFFSAGTFVAWGSIAYKYGWVAVTIQWTMCIGGLVTGLYLAPKWKATGNLTAAEFIRERLGVGVQQSYIYIFMAVSLLIKGSVLYSVARLVSSSLGFPLMPSTVVLGLLMIAYTAVGGLWAVMVTDILQFVILTAAVLIIIPLAFDAAGGVDKFLHFSPEGFFDVVNGEYTWGFIFAFALYHIFYIGGNWTFVQRYTSVDTPRSASKVAYLFAALYIISPVLWMLPPMLYKLIDPSLQGADTENAYLMVCKHVLPAGLMGLILTGMYFSTSASANTALNVVSAVFTNDIYKGRINPAATDNKLMFVARLSSWFFGLGMIAVALIVPYIGGIVEFTLSIAAITGGPLLAPPIWALFSRRLTGKATMYITGLSLAANLLFKIILPFTSGIRLNRADEMLMGVGLPFLMLLVFELYARWKGGLSEEYLHLQQVRAQRKVETKTTDPEEAAAIRQQNIFGLKVISFSLAFIAVLLFILCFFAAGSATLVAVIATIILLLALIPLRASRKNSAS
- a CDS encoding glycerophosphoryl diester phosphodiesterase, whose translation is MKIISPIIWALCGLTAGSAAAQERVSLESSALRLGWSQSPQGYALNQLSVKRNGSWTDLPHAGGEYTLLYSAAPPSKEPQPVYNAAGDKINFPESIYRYVIPLWKELTGPVQLNTAGEALHFFPSGVKSEGKGQAFASESDRASMRALWQTDPAFPSDVTVTIQLTAKTDGYFSIATPTLATWPQNGFSWAGIPGYYQSNAVEKDFIKSAVYMQGIPDKPLIVRDRAASTLSPFIEGKNRVTLAVTAAPGTARDPWEGKAKTQTVWRLGLSLMNRKGELTPTLYHPVLGQEGSFLQRGQTATFSFRYTLQDAGWYQVYKHAVNDIYRFPDFLAMKSTKRSLTDRILAMHRYVTNDSTSLWRTEDFNSMKIGAQAYLGGVHGSEKDAMKNSDYGAMWMLAGIMNDPVLKETRLPYARNFKLQQQTVAPGFFHGAAAGQYYLSKSKRFTEEWGPYVEPIGTTYYVLMDAGNILLFNPGDAAMKKEVADAAERLLSWMDDQGRWQVAYDQATQAPMFREVEDLRPTFYGMLIAYKILNQSRYLEAARKGADWFVRHAVDSGRFLGVCGDTRFAPDFATAQSAQALLELYEVTKEKKYRDAAVKTAKMYTTSIFTHPIPDGKTKWVNGMERKDWEISQAGLSFEHGGTFGSANYRGPILLASHAGMFVRMFSLTKDSLFLHMARAAALGRDAFVDDATGVASYYWDVMNKGAGPYPHHAWWQIGWITDYLLAEAEMRSGGKVVFPRGFITPKVGPHQSYGHAPGKVNGKPANLLLRQGLLQCDNPCLDYYCAMGTDGKKLFLILLNNDDQPMDATVNIDFSKLTVKPAGAKDRYPVQIAPYGIQVVEISLRK
- a CDS encoding DUF5017 domain-containing protein, giving the protein MRKLLYTLAAAIALAACQKDNVETPDFEVSTASLTYKAGDSVLFSFKGNPDNITFYSGEPGHNFEFRKRTRAANDLQVEFSTLVRSGVIYPNLQLMVSNNFNGKATVGDVQAATWTDISDRAVFSSGADNTPSGVISLKEFTPQQSDSARVYVAFRYTDTKKPQGQNLWAVRTFSAKNVSDDGVISPLAVMSTGGWQQVDFLNPVRVWTITSAQLLMQNSSATVDDNEDWVISKGFNPWQIAPDVGTALKNISTRLDGHRYVYTKPGTYKVVFEASAVRYNGEKRLTREINLTITP